CACTTGATAGACTTAAGTCGGGGAAATACTTAATACAAAAAACAGAGGAAGAACCTGTCTGGAATCTGTTTGATGAGGAGATGTAATTTTGTTATGATAAACCAAAAGATAGTTGGCACAGTTGAGGAATTGCAAATCGCCTCGCGAAACATACCTAAAATTTGGGATGGTAGAAATTCTATTCTTGAAATGAGAGATGCCGGTTCCAGGCAGTGGCGACAGATGGAATGGATGGGGTTTTATTTTGAATTTTTGTGTCAAAAACATTTTGATGCCATAATTGAAATGCCAGGTAAAAAATATGGCAGGACAGAGTTTGACGCGTTTCGTGAAATCTCATGGGACTTTAAAACACATGCGGCCAATACCACAAACCATACGGTTATTACAAATGATACCGAAGCGATAGTGAACACGATAAGCGATCACGGTTACTACGGACTAATTCTTGCAATCGGTGAAGTAGAATACAACGACGAAGAACGAACCTTTAAAAGGTGGCATGACGAGCTGAAAGAGGGAATCAGCCAATATGAAGTCAACCGGATAAACAGAGGAGCAATGTCAAGAAGGCGCAAAACAGAGTTTGTCCTATCAGAAATCCACTTTGTCTGTTTTGATACTGAAACCCTGAGCCAATGCGGCGGTTCGTTCCAGAAAGGCTTTAGAAATGCCGATGGCAGTCCAAGACGCGAGAAAGTCACGGTAAATATTCGGAAAGTTCCAGATGCAGCCCTTATTGCCACTGAGGAGTTCTAAAAAACAAGATCATATCAAATCAACGGTATTGATCCGTTGGATGGTATTGATTCGCTTTCGTTCGTATTTCTCTAAAGGGTGTTCCTTGCAAACAACGCAAAAAAAGATTTGACATTTTCTCAAAAATGTGGTCCAATTAAAGTGTCAGTTGGACAGGAATAGCATCACGTGCATCCTTGCACGTGTCCTGTCCACCGAATGCTATCGGTAAACTGGCACTGACGTACCTACAAGAGTGGCACTCTTCAGCCAACGGAAATTGTCAATATATGGAGCTGTCCTCAGCCCTTTCATAAGAAATGTTCTCCCGCATGCCATTGTGTCAGGTTTTAGGTAGAATCTTCTTGTGAGAAGTACCATTGTTTGTGTTAGAAGTTGAATGTATCGCTGAGCTTTTCTAAAACTTTATCTTGCAAGGTTCGCTACAGAATGTGCTTTGTGGATTGGAGAAACTATAGACTGAGGTGAAATATGAATGTAAGTAAAGAACTTCAATACGCCGGACTAAATAACTTTTATCTTGATGCAAAAAACCCGAGACTCGGTCGTGCTGAGGCTAATGCGAATCTTTCTCAGGCAGAGGTCCTGGATTTGATGCGTGCCTGGGTTCTTGATGAACTCGCTAGATCTTACTTGGAGAACGGCTTTTGGACACATGAAGCACTATTGGTTGTCGAAGAAGAGTTATACGGAAAGGATCAACTTGTTGTCGTTGATGGGAATCGGCGACTCGCTGCTCTAATCTATCTTCAGCGGGCTATTAACGGAAATCCTGTCTCAAAAAGATGGGGTTTGCTCGTCGAAAACAGAGAAGTCCCTAAAGCCCTCTTTACTGAAATTCCGTACACACGAATTGATTCCCGTCAAGAAGCCGAGGCGTTCCTCGGTTTTCATCATCACGCCGCGGGTGTCAAGCAATGGTTCCCAGAACAAAAGGCACGATACATCACTAAATTGATTGATGAACAAGGTGTGAGTTATGAAGAGGTGGCGCGAATAATTGGAAGCAGCATTTCCGCCGTTCAACATCACTATATTTCTTATCGACTTTTCCTACAGATGGAAGAATGTTTAGAGGATTTTTCTGTTAAAAATGCTGAATTTAGATTTATCACTATGTTTTTTTCTGTTCAAACGTTAGGAGTTCAGAAGTATCTAGGCCTTGACATCTTTGCCGAGCCAGAAGACGCAAGAACACCAGTTCCTAAAAACCGTTTAAATGCCCTCGCGAATTTTGCGCGATGGTTATTTGGTACTCAACAGCATCCACCGCTTTTCACCGGTTCACGAAGTGCGGCTGACTTCGGCAGGCTTCTTGAAAATCCTCAGGCCGTTCAATACCTCGAAAATAATGGGTAAGCGCGCTTTGATGTTGCTTGGCGATTGGCGTATGGCGATGAAGAAATCATTCAGTTAATCGATGAGGCACGTAATAAAATTGCGATTTGCTTGAGCCACATTCATCATCATAAGGACTCCCCGGAGATGCAACACGCGGTTGAAAGGCTTCTTATCAACTCCAAGGAATTGCTTAGTCAGTTTCCAAATATTTGCGCCGAATTCTTAGAAGATAAATAAAACTGGACCCTAATCTCCTTACGGCTTTCAGCTCTTGCTTAACTTAAAACGGACTCATGGATACACTAAAATATCAACTATTTCCGAGGTCAGTAGGAATAACCGAGCAAATTCAGGATGTCATTGAATGTTTTGAACGGACGTACGAGCAGATAAAGTCTCCTGAAAACGAGTTAAAAAGCAATGAGGTTTTGGATGTATTAAGGCCACATCTTGAGCAGATCGGCTTCACGATCGAAGCTGGAAAAGCAAAGGGGCAGAAAATTCCTGTGCCCGTTCTCTTCGGTTTGAATAATACCGTTGACCAGTCTTTCAACGCCGATGGTGTAAGCAATGACGGGAAAATAGTTCTTGAAGTCGAAGCTGGTAGAGCAACTGCCAACTTTGCGTTCCTTAAAGATATTTTTCAGGCATCTATGATGCATGGTGTTGAATTTTTAATCTTGGCTGTGAGAAACGACTATAGGGGAGGCGATGACTTTCAAAAGGTTTACACGTTCTTGGAAACGCTGTATATTAGCAGCCGGTTAGTGCTGCCTCTAAAAGGTATTATTCTGATTGGGTATTGAAGGCGGAACGCGGTGCCATAGGGTCATTTTCTCAAGGAAGACATTGCACGCGCACTGATTAGCGAAGGCATAAGCACCGAAGTTATTACACGAACAACGGGCCTCACAGCAACAGAAATCAAAAATTGAGGCAATCATAAACCCCGATCCGTGCTAATAACGGGGCAATACCATAAACTGCTAAAAACAATTACACACAACGAGGTGGTCCCATGTTCAATAGACCCCCAACCATCGGCGAATATCTAATCAGAAAACTGGAGAGTTACGACATTGAACATATCTTCGGCATCCCCGGCGATTATGTACTGCGGTTCTATAATCTTATTGAACAGAGTTCAATTCAACACATCGGCATGACCCGCGAGGACGCAGCAGGCTACGCAGCGGATGCCTACGCGCGGATAAAAGGCATGGGCGCGGCTTGTGTTACCTATTGTGTTGGTGGGCTATCGATGGTGAACGCCGTTGCAGGTGCCTACGCCGAGAAATCGCCCGTTGTTGTTATTAGTGGGGCACCAGGCATTAGAGAACACGGGAAGGATGCACTCCTACACCACAAGGTCCGGGATTTCCATACACAGCAACGGATCTATGACGAGATAACCGTCGCAACGGCACTGCTTGATGAACCTTTTACGGCTTTCAATGAAATCGATCGCGTGCTTGATGCCGTACATCGTTATAAACGTCCCGGCTACATTGAACTTCCACGCGACATGGTAGATGTCCGCGGCACGCTCTACCAACGCCCTTCAACCGGTGGACACCTCAGCGACCCAGAAACATTGGATGTTGCCGTTGAAGAGGCTGTTGATTTCATTAATCACAGTAAAAGACCTGTAATCCTCGCGGGGGTAGAACTCCACAGATTCGGCTATCAAAATAAATTGCTTAGACTCGTCGAAGAAAAGCGGATTCCGGTAGTAGCGACGCTCCTCGGAAAATCGGTGATGCCGGAAGCGCACCCGCTCTACTTAGGTATTTATGAAGGTGCCATGGGAAGGGACGAGGTCAGGGAATTTGTTGAGGATTCGGATTGTGTGATTATCCTCGGTGCTTTCATGACGGACGTGAATCTTGGAATCTACACCGCGAACCTTGACCGCTCACATTCTATCTATGCCACTTCAGAAAAAATCGCAGTCCGCTACCATACCTATGAAGAGGTAATGTTTGATGACTTTATTGATGGCATCAATTCGCCGAAACTCCGAAGACGAAGGAAACCGAATTTAGGATGGGCATTGCCAGATGCAGGACCTTTTGAGGTCGAACCCAAGGCACCTCTAACAGTGCGTCGCCTGTTCCAACATCTCAATGAATTCATCAATGATGAACTGACGGTTATCGCTGACGTTGGTGATAGCTTATTCGGTGCTGTGGAGTTGCGAATTCATCAACACACCAATTTTATCAGTCCTGCCTACTACACCTCAATGGGGTTTGCGGTGCCAGCGTCCGTTGGTGCGCAATTCAGTATGCCAAACACCCGATGCCTCGTTATCGTCGGAGATGGTGCCTTCCAAATGACGGGCACTGAACTCTCAACAGTTGCACGTTACGGACTCAATCCGATTGTCCTTATTTTAAACAACCACGGGTACGGCACAGAACGACATCTCCTTGAAGGTTCCTTTAACGATATCGGGGCTTGGAACTATAGCTGCATGCCAACACTTTTCAGTACCGGACGCGGATTCCATGTCCGTACCGAAGGCGAATTTGATGAAGCCATCAAAACCGCTCTTGATGAGACAGAACATTTTACCGTGATTGAAGCAGAACTTGACAAATTGGACACTTCACCTGCACTTGCTCGGTTGGCAGAACGGATGTCAGGAACAGTCTAAACGCATACGAAATCCCACATTCATTATTTCTTATTTGGCTACTTTACATTGAAGAACTTACTTTTCTTACTAAAGTCTGGCCAATTGTAGCATAGGCTGTTAGCCTGTGTCCTTGTAGCATAGTTGGGTTGTCTTGTAGGTTGGGTTGAACGGAGATCTACTAAAAATCGCATACAACACAGCGTTTTCAAGGGAACAGAGAAACCGGAAATCACCCAAAACC
The window above is part of the Candidatus Poribacteria bacterium genome. Proteins encoded here:
- a CDS encoding thiamine pyrophosphate-binding protein; translated protein: MFNRPPTIGEYLIRKLESYDIEHIFGIPGDYVLRFYNLIEQSSIQHIGMTREDAAGYAADAYARIKGMGAACVTYCVGGLSMVNAVAGAYAEKSPVVVISGAPGIREHGKDALLHHKVRDFHTQQRIYDEITVATALLDEPFTAFNEIDRVLDAVHRYKRPGYIELPRDMVDVRGTLYQRPSTGGHLSDPETLDVAVEEAVDFINHSKRPVILAGVELHRFGYQNKLLRLVEEKRIPVVATLLGKSVMPEAHPLYLGIYEGAMGRDEVREFVEDSDCVIILGAFMTDVNLGIYTANLDRSHSIYATSEKIAVRYHTYEEVMFDDFIDGINSPKLRRRRKPNLGWALPDAGPFEVEPKAPLTVRRLFQHLNEFINDELTVIADVGDSLFGAVELRIHQHTNFISPAYYTSMGFAVPASVGAQFSMPNTRCLVIVGDGAFQMTGTELSTVARYGLNPIVLILNNHGYGTERHLLEGSFNDIGAWNYSCMPTLFSTGRGFHVRTEGEFDEAIKTALDETEHFTVIEAELDKLDTSPALARLAERMSGTV